Proteins encoded in a region of the uncultured Methanobrevibacter sp. genome:
- a CDS encoding Ig-like domain-containing protein encodes MIAQEGTIKNQTEQISALNDTIENQKEQINNLTHKKDAVIVVDQTFTRVAVDYNAGERGGMFYAILKDIDGNVLANKTVQIAINGKIYNRTTDDEGKAGIQINLQAAGTYSYAISFQGDDTYNAAPLASSKLTVTKKKTTIKATNKAFKAKTKTKKISVTLKTVKNQYDKKTYLKSGKKVTLKVYGKTYTAKINKKGVAKFTIKITKKGKYTAKIKFAGDKTYKASSKTIKIRIK; translated from the coding sequence GTGATTGCTCAGGAAGGTACTATTAAGAATCAGACTGAACAGATTTCTGCTCTTAATGATACTATTGAAAATCAAAAAGAGCAAATTAATAATCTTACTCATAAGAAAGATGCTGTTATTGTTGTTGATCAGACTTTCACTCGTGTTGCAGTTGATTACAATGCAGGTGAAAGAGGTGGAATGTTTTACGCAATCTTAAAAGACATCGATGGTAATGTTTTAGCTAATAAAACAGTTCAAATTGCTATAAATGGTAAAATCTATAATAGGACTACTGATGATGAAGGAAAAGCAGGCATACAAATAAACTTGCAGGCTGCAGGCACATACTCATATGCAATATCATTCCAAGGGGATGACACATACAACGCAGCACCACTAGCATCATCAAAATTAACAGTCACTAAAAAGAAAACCACAATAAAAGCAACAAACAAAGCATTTAAAGCTAAAACAAAAACCAAAAAGATTAGCGTAACACTTAAGACTGTTAAAAACCAGTATGATAAAAAAACATACTTAAAATCTGGTAAAAAAGTAACCTTAAAAGTATATGGTAAGACCTACACCGCAAAAATCAACAAAAAAGGCGTAGCTAAATTTACCATAAAAATAACTAAAAAAGGTAAATACACAGCTAAGATTAAATTTGCAGGCGACAAAACCTACAAAGCATCTAGCAAAACAATAAAAATAAGAATAAAATAA
- a CDS encoding Ig-like domain-containing protein, translating into MEKLRHLLIIFLFLGIILSLNIVSAVEGGDYSNVTEDNGENLLTISEINSAENDLNSLESDEILLKTSESNDLLLNDVNDGYIIYVGQNTTENGNGSYENPFATLDLACNNTNGEDKVTLKIFNGTYFIGSQLNFNTSNLFIIGIGGDVIIKNMYNSNDCKQALGLSSSSSNFTISNIIFDASNYTVGTGMPNRYFLCFYGDANKGEFINCTFRNFTNAYVISASQYDSCFKYCNFVNFNSLDLFDGYFKTKSSVFKYCTFSDMTIRKLANSYYSYSNASMDSIWFGQNTIPNYMSGKGNDRKNFVVPLTRYAMFSVSEKYLGNNQFEIIGKLTWNGTENQDGMENFQPMTFTISSNTGKVDSSTVTLVNGTFKTNYTSFDSINRIKVSFGDEDFDELIFNTVNITIVAPSIYYGENQNITLKFSQVINSTISISVNYNTYDVKVNVSDSLNFTIPDILKEGNYTVNVKLNDESAQMYGDNSTTLIISKVSDYIFEVVTNNPKFGDNATITISLPDDVNGTVIIKLGNEMPQSLLANKTVVVNFTNLNADTYNITVTYSGNDKYVPNEKTASITVNPDKSCVEIEDAVFNYGETIVIPFNMTNAKGVTITVYNKNDDEVATNSSESNIITLDALPAGEYTLYAKTIVDDDNYESNDAEANLTINKANSTLDISDQEFTYATEAVINAVTVNSTGDIIATLMDENNDKIDVKVSGDNITLPLLDVGKYTLTVTTNVDENHNNVTKSATITITKAVPSMDVIVEPAENITVKDDVTLTVKLPATATGEVVIKVNGKKLYDVSANETLKFDLDNDAGDYIVDVIYSGDKNYEGDSATKEFTISKVETSITAKPVVFEEGNSSTMEVTIPDVESGVIFVDVADKKFYADINEGTATVLINGLVAGNYTAKISFAGDKKFNEATGNANVNVTPAPDIIGELEKIISDLNDTVIAQEGTIKNQTEQISALNDTVIAQEVTIKNQTEQISALNDTVIAQEGTIKNQTEQISALCDCSGRYY; encoded by the coding sequence ATGGAGAAATTAAGACATTTATTAATAATATTTTTATTTTTGGGCATTATATTGTCGTTAAATATTGTTTCTGCAGTGGAGGGTGGAGATTATAGTAATGTAACTGAGGACAATGGTGAAAATCTCTTAACAATTTCTGAAATTAATTCTGCAGAAAATGATTTGAATTCTCTAGAATCTGATGAAATATTACTTAAAACTTCTGAAAGTAATGATTTATTATTAAATGATGTAAATGATGGATATATAATTTATGTTGGTCAAAATACTACTGAAAATGGAAATGGATCTTATGAAAACCCCTTTGCGACACTAGATTTGGCATGTAATAATACTAATGGGGAAGATAAGGTCACTTTAAAAATTTTCAATGGAACATATTTTATTGGTTCTCAATTAAACTTTAATACTAGTAATTTATTCATTATTGGCATTGGTGGGGATGTAATTATTAAAAATATGTATAATTCTAATGATTGTAAGCAAGCATTAGGTTTATCATCTTCATCTTCAAATTTTACTATATCAAATATAATTTTTGATGCATCTAATTATACTGTAGGTACAGGAATGCCTAATAGATATTTCTTGTGTTTTTATGGTGATGCAAATAAAGGTGAATTCATTAATTGTACGTTTAGGAATTTTACTAATGCTTATGTAATATCTGCTAGTCAGTATGATTCTTGCTTTAAATATTGTAATTTTGTTAATTTCAATTCTCTAGATTTATTTGACGGGTATTTTAAAACTAAATCTTCAGTTTTTAAATATTGTACTTTTTCGGACATGACTATTAGAAAATTAGCTAATAGTTATTATTCATATTCAAATGCTTCGATGGATAGTATTTGGTTTGGTCAGAATACAATTCCTAATTATATGTCTGGTAAGGGAAACGATAGAAAAAATTTTGTAGTGCCTCTTACAAGATATGCTATGTTTTCAGTCTCAGAAAAGTATTTGGGTAATAATCAATTTGAAATTATTGGTAAATTAACATGGAATGGTACTGAAAACCAAGATGGAATGGAAAACTTCCAACCAATGACTTTTACAATATCATCCAATACTGGAAAAGTTGATTCTTCTACTGTAACTTTAGTGAATGGTACTTTTAAAACAAATTACACTAGTTTCGATTCAATTAATAGGATTAAAGTTAGTTTTGGTGATGAAGATTTTGATGAATTAATATTTAATACGGTAAATATCACTATTGTTGCACCTAGTATTTATTATGGTGAAAATCAAAACATTACACTTAAGTTTTCTCAAGTAATCAATAGCACAATCAGTATTTCTGTTAATTATAACACATATGATGTAAAAGTTAATGTGTCTGATTCATTAAATTTTACTATTCCTGATATTTTAAAGGAAGGTAATTATACGGTTAATGTTAAACTAAATGATGAAAGTGCACAGATGTATGGGGATAATTCAACTACTTTAATTATATCTAAAGTTTCTGATTATATTTTTGAGGTTGTTACAAATAATCCTAAATTTGGTGATAATGCAACTATAACTATTTCATTACCTGATGATGTTAATGGTACTGTAATTATTAAATTAGGCAATGAAATGCCTCAAAGTTTACTAGCTAACAAGACAGTGGTAGTTAATTTCACTAACTTAAATGCGGATACTTATAATATAACCGTTACATATAGTGGTAATGATAAATATGTTCCAAACGAAAAAACTGCAAGTATAACTGTTAATCCCGATAAATCTTGTGTTGAAATTGAAGATGCAGTATTTAATTATGGTGAAACTATTGTAATTCCATTTAACATGACCAATGCAAAAGGAGTAACAATCACTGTCTATAACAAAAATGATGATGAAGTTGCAACCAATTCAAGTGAATCTAATATTATTACATTAGATGCTTTACCTGCGGGTGAATATACATTATATGCAAAAACCATTGTTGATGATGATAATTATGAATCTAATGATGCAGAAGCTAATTTAACTATTAATAAAGCAAATTCAACATTAGATATTTCTGATCAAGAATTCACTTATGCAACAGAAGCAGTCATCAATGCAGTGACAGTAAACTCAACTGGTGATATAATTGCAACTTTAATGGATGAAAACAACGATAAAATTGATGTGAAAGTATCTGGGGACAATATAACTTTGCCATTGTTAGATGTTGGTAAATACACTTTAACAGTAACTACAAATGTAGATGAAAACCACAATAATGTTACAAAATCTGCAACAATTACTATTACAAAAGCAGTTCCTTCAATGGATGTGATCGTTGAACCTGCAGAAAATATTACAGTTAAAGATGATGTAACATTAACAGTTAAATTACCAGCCACTGCCACTGGTGAAGTTGTTATTAAAGTTAATGGTAAAAAACTATATGATGTTTCTGCTAATGAAACTCTCAAATTTGATTTAGATAATGATGCTGGAGATTACATAGTTGATGTCATTTATTCAGGTGATAAAAACTATGAAGGTGACAGCGCAACAAAAGAATTTACCATTTCCAAAGTTGAAACTTCAATAACTGCAAAACCAGTAGTATTTGAAGAAGGAAACAGTTCAACAATGGAAGTAACAATTCCAGATGTCGAATCAGGTGTTATTTTTGTAGATGTTGCAGATAAAAAATTCTATGCAGACATTAATGAGGGTACTGCAACTGTTTTAATCAACGGTTTAGTTGCAGGTAATTACACTGCAAAAATTAGCTTTGCAGGTGATAAAAAATTCAATGAAGCTACTGGTAATGCTAATGTTAATGTCACACCTGCACCAGATATAATAGGCGAACTTGAAAAGATTATTAGTGATCTTAATGATACTGTGATTGCTCAGGAAGGTACTATTAAGAATCAGACTGAACAGATTTCTGCTCTTAATGATACTGTGATTGCTCAAGAGGTTACTATTAAGAATCAGACTGAACAGATTTCTGCTCTTAATGATACTGTGATTGCTCAGGAAGGTACTATTAAGAATCAGACTGAACAGATTTCTGCTCTCTGTGATTGCTCAGGAAGGTACTATTAA